A single region of the Sphingobium sp. TKS genome encodes:
- a CDS encoding ExbD/TolR family protein, translating into MAMSAGRDDGEPMVEMNTTPLIDVMLVLLIMFIITIPIQTHAVKIDLPQNAPPTDSVIDPVKNKVAIDPSGIITWNGSAIDLLTLRQYLQQSLRLPVEPELQFQPNAATRYVVVDQVLAEIKRAGVTKLGFVGNEQYGKF; encoded by the coding sequence ATGGCAATGAGTGCCGGAAGAGACGATGGCGAACCGATGGTGGAAATGAACACGACGCCGCTTATCGACGTCATGCTCGTTCTCCTCATCATGTTCATCATCACCATCCCGATCCAGACCCACGCGGTCAAGATCGACCTGCCGCAGAACGCGCCGCCGACCGACAGCGTCATTGACCCTGTCAAGAACAAGGTGGCTATCGATCCCAGCGGCATCATCACCTGGAACGGTTCGGCCATCGACCTGCTGACCCTGCGTCAGTATCTGCAGCAGTCGCTGCGGTTGCCGGTCGAACCCGAACTGCAGTTCCAGCCCAATGCGGCGACCCGCTATGTCGTGGTCGACCAGGTGTTGGCGGAGATCAAGCGTGCTGGCGTGACGAAGCTCGGCTTCGTCGGCAACGAACAGTACGGCAAGTTCTAA
- a CDS encoding PilZ domain-containing protein: MGAKVQTNLYRGNNRLADRRTALIGVRVRRPGETWFKSHITDVSEIGFRLKSFMKLTADDDVWIMLPGFEGRRARVLWSRSHESGCVFERPLHPAILDHILKISQ; encoded by the coding sequence ATGGGCGCTAAAGTTCAGACAAACCTGTATCGCGGCAATAACCGTCTAGCGGATCGCCGCACGGCTTTGATCGGCGTTCGGGTCCGCCGGCCCGGCGAAACCTGGTTCAAGAGCCACATTACCGACGTTTCCGAAATCGGCTTTCGTCTGAAAAGCTTCATGAAGCTCACGGCGGACGATGATGTATGGATAATGCTGCCGGGCTTCGAAGGCCGCCGCGCCCGCGTGCTGTGGAGCCGGTCCCACGAGTCGGGCTGCGTTTTCGAACGTCCGTTACATCCGGCGATTCTCGACCATATCCTCAAGATCAGCCAGTAA